A stretch of Phytoactinopolyspora mesophila DNA encodes these proteins:
- a CDS encoding HPr family phosphocarrier protein — MPERTTAVASQSGLHARPAAVFVKAAAEQPVKVTIRKPDGEPVDASSILSIMTLGVEQGDQVILSADGDRADEALDALVALLERDLDAE, encoded by the coding sequence GTGCCAGAGCGCACTACCGCCGTTGCCAGCCAGTCTGGTTTGCACGCCCGGCCCGCGGCCGTATTCGTCAAGGCCGCGGCAGAGCAGCCGGTCAAGGTCACCATCCGCAAGCCCGACGGCGAACCCGTCGACGCGTCGAGCATCCTGTCGATCATGACGCTCGGTGTCGAACAGGGTGATCAAGTCATCCTGTCCGCCGACGGAGACCGCGCGGACGAGGCGCTCGACGCACTGGTCGCACTGCTCGAACGTGATCTCGACGCCGAATAG
- a CDS encoding nitroreductase family protein, which produces MEFADVVRRRRMVRNYADRPVDPAIIDRVLTNALHAPSAGFSQGWAFLRLDATADVTRFWSATTAPGGGTDPWSEGMRRAPVIIVPMSNKQAYLERYAAPDKGWTDLDESRWPAPYWDIDTGMASLLMLLTVVDEGLGACFFGIPPERIPSFRAEFGIPGEYAPIGAITIGWRAPDRRSPSLKRGRRGLEDVVHHGQWQAATRS; this is translated from the coding sequence GTGGAATTCGCTGACGTCGTCCGGCGGCGGCGCATGGTCCGCAACTATGCGGACCGCCCGGTCGACCCCGCCATCATCGATCGGGTCCTGACCAACGCGCTGCACGCCCCCAGTGCGGGTTTCAGCCAGGGCTGGGCTTTCTTGCGGCTCGATGCCACTGCCGACGTCACCCGTTTCTGGTCCGCCACGACGGCACCGGGCGGCGGAACCGATCCCTGGTCGGAGGGCATGCGGCGAGCCCCGGTGATCATCGTCCCGATGTCGAACAAGCAGGCGTATCTCGAGCGCTATGCCGCACCGGACAAAGGCTGGACCGACCTGGATGAGTCTCGATGGCCGGCGCCGTACTGGGACATCGACACCGGCATGGCCAGCCTGCTGATGTTGCTGACGGTCGTGGACGAGGGCCTGGGTGCGTGTTTCTTCGGTATCCCGCCGGAGCGGATTCCGAGTTTTCGCGCGGAATTCGGCATACCCGGGGAATACGCGCCCATCGGTGCGATCACCATCGGATGGCGAGCGCCAGACCGACGTTCCCCCTCACTGAAACGCGGCAGGCGCGGCCTGGAGGACGTCGTCCATCATGGCCAATGGCAGGCCGCGACCCGGAGTTGA